One window of Thalassovita mediterranea genomic DNA carries:
- the gmd gene encoding GDP-mannose 4,6-dehydratase: MTSKNKTALVTGVTGQDGAYLVELLLEKGYTVHGVKRRSSSFNTGRIEHLYQDPHVDDPRLILHYGDMTDSTNLIRIVQESQPDEIYNLAAQSHVQVSFETPEYTANADAVGALRLLEAIRILGMEDKTRFYQASTSELYGLVQEVPQKETTPFYPRSPYAAAKLYAYWIVVNYREAYGMHASNGILFNHESPLRGETFVTRKITRAAAAIKLGRQEKLYLGNLDAQRDWGHAREYVRGMWLMLQQDKADDYVLATGETTHVRQFVEWAFEDVGIKLEWKGKGVDEKGYCSETGKCLVEVDPRYFRPTEVELLLGDPAKAKKQLGWSHETSPRDLAREMVQSDLKVMQRDPVWKDA, encoded by the coding sequence ATGACATCGAAAAACAAGACAGCGCTGGTCACTGGCGTGACGGGACAGGATGGGGCGTATCTGGTCGAACTCCTTCTGGAGAAGGGCTATACGGTCCATGGCGTGAAGCGCCGGTCTTCCTCGTTCAATACTGGGCGTATCGAGCATCTCTATCAGGACCCGCATGTCGATGACCCGCGCCTGATCCTCCACTATGGCGACATGACCGATTCGACGAACCTCATCCGGATCGTCCAGGAGTCCCAGCCAGACGAGATTTACAACCTCGCCGCACAGAGCCACGTCCAGGTCTCGTTCGAGACGCCTGAGTACACCGCGAACGCCGACGCCGTGGGCGCGCTTCGCCTGCTCGAGGCGATCCGTATCCTCGGCATGGAAGACAAGACCCGTTTCTATCAGGCGTCCACCTCGGAGCTTTACGGCCTCGTTCAGGAAGTGCCACAGAAGGAAACCACCCCCTTCTACCCGCGCAGCCCCTACGCTGCCGCCAAGCTCTATGCTTACTGGATCGTGGTGAACTACCGCGAAGCCTATGGCATGCACGCCTCCAACGGCATCCTCTTCAACCATGAGAGCCCGCTGCGCGGTGAAACCTTCGTGACCCGCAAGATCACGCGCGCCGCTGCCGCCATCAAGCTTGGCCGTCAGGAAAAGCTCTATCTCGGTAACCTCGACGCCCAGCGCGACTGGGGCCATGCCCGTGAGTACGTCCGCGGCATGTGGCTCATGCTGCAGCAGGACAAGGCGGACGACTATGTCCTCGCCACCGGTGAGACGACCCATGTGCGCCAGTTCGTCGAGTGGGCCTTCGAAGATGTTGGCATCAAGCTCGAATGGAAGGGCAAGGGCGTCGACGAAAAGGGCTATTGCTCCGAGACCGGCAAATGCCTCGTTGAGGTCGACCCACGCTACTTCCGCCCGACCGAGGTTGAGCTTCTGCTCGGCGATCCGGCCAAGGCGAAGAAGCAGCTCGGCTGGAGCCACGAGACCTCACCGCGCGATCTTGCCCGTGAGATGGTCCAGTCCGACCTCAAAGTCATGCAGCGCGACCCGGTCTGGAAGGACGCCTGA
- a CDS encoding sulfotransferase family protein, with amino-acid sequence MAYVFYHIPKTAGTSVKRVLEKWFKLQRDSAKQFGPFREPECTTGHYGGRLVGTSASLLKREPGLAGNPELKVLTFVRDPVEHFVSYYYHQMRHSNLTLSLAQYAQRPFEFSLSRALQIKREEEIEARLSNFFFVGLTESIQTSIAILANRVGKPVVEVPKERIGIRDEQIATLSDTDIEMLTKKFALDRKIYERVRASISGQAPLHWKGADQFLDISRQTTNPQRSIGKNETPVASINEFYLSGGETNINGPFACDEPLFLHLKFTVHDASQRVQPAFRVLWNEQTIFTIAYTPDDGSDRFTNGVHSVSASIPPNLLNISRYEFEASLCDPDPVQRWDVSESLVTAEIAPPAPDSMSAAGDWQSPFPGPIRPLLEWQKSARPQ; translated from the coding sequence TTGGCATACGTTTTCTATCACATCCCGAAGACCGCCGGGACGAGCGTGAAGCGCGTTCTTGAAAAATGGTTCAAGCTGCAGAGAGATTCTGCCAAGCAGTTTGGTCCGTTTCGTGAACCGGAGTGCACGACTGGCCACTACGGCGGCAGGTTGGTCGGCACGAGCGCGTCATTGCTCAAGAGAGAACCAGGTCTGGCTGGGAATCCGGAGCTCAAGGTCCTTACCTTCGTAAGAGACCCCGTCGAGCACTTCGTTTCCTACTATTACCACCAGATGCGCCACAGCAATTTAACGCTGAGCCTGGCACAATATGCCCAGCGCCCCTTCGAATTTAGCCTGTCCAGGGCTCTCCAGATCAAGCGCGAGGAAGAGATCGAGGCGAGACTGTCGAACTTCTTCTTTGTCGGACTGACCGAGAGTATCCAGACAAGTATCGCCATTCTGGCAAACCGGGTCGGCAAGCCAGTAGTTGAGGTCCCGAAGGAGCGGATTGGCATCCGCGATGAACAGATCGCGACCCTGTCAGATACAGATATCGAGATGCTGACAAAAAAGTTCGCACTAGACAGAAAAATCTACGAGCGCGTGCGAGCATCGATCTCAGGCCAGGCACCTCTCCACTGGAAAGGCGCCGACCAGTTTCTCGATATCTCACGCCAGACTACCAATCCGCAAAGATCGATCGGTAAGAACGAAACGCCCGTAGCGTCCATCAACGAATTCTACCTCTCGGGCGGTGAGACGAATATAAATGGGCCGTTCGCTTGCGACGAGCCGCTATTTCTTCATCTCAAGTTTACTGTGCATGACGCTTCCCAACGCGTTCAGCCTGCTTTTCGGGTGCTATGGAATGAGCAGACGATCTTCACGATTGCCTACACGCCTGACGATGGATCCGACAGATTTACAAACGGTGTGCATAGCGTATCGGCATCGATCCCTCCCAATCTCCTGAATATCAGCCGCTATGAATTCGAGGCGTCGCTTTGCGACCCCGACCCCGTCCAGCGCTGGGATGTCAGCGAATCGCTGGTCACAGCTGAGATCGCTCCTCCGGCACCGGACAGCATGTCGGCCGCGGGCGACTGGCAGTCGCCTTTTCCGGGACCAATCAGGCCCCTTCTTGAGTGGCAAAAGAGCGCCAGACCTCAATAA